ATCttggaaaacacagcaaaatatgGAGCTGTAAAGATATCAAAATCTTCTCTTTAGAAAGAATCAGTACAGAGGGTTAGGGCCAAAATTCTCCAAGTCTTCTCCAAGGAGAAGTTTCCCTGTGCTAGCATGGCACCATTGGTGAGCCCAGAGCCCCTTGCTGCACACTCAGGCTGGCAAATAACTGAGAGGTCTATGTGGATCTCCAAAAGCAAAATTCCTTGAGACTGAGTTCAGAACGCCTGTTCTAACTGTTCTGGCCAGCTGTCTGCCTCAGCAAGTGAGCAGGAAAAAAGATCAGCACTAAGCAAAAAGCCTTGGAATCATCCTTCAGACCTATTCCAAGAGCAGAACCACTACGATTTCTGACCATGGGGACTGGAGTCCAGCACGGCCACTCTTCCATAGGCTCTGAGACACTCACTGGTACACTTGCAAAACATCCCAGAGAGCTTTTCAGGCACATAAAGCAGATAAAAAATAAACCCCTTTGCAATTTTGTAGTATACAAAAGAAAGGTGTTTCCTGGAAGTGACTGTGCTTGAATCATGCCAAGTGCAGTTGTCACAGCCGGATGTTTGCAGGCTTCCAGCAGCTATCAGTGCTGCCTGAAGGGGAAGGGCAGGGGGAATTTCATATGCAAATGACTTCTCTGTGGAATCAGTCTGGAGGATATAAATAATGGCAGAATCATATCAAACAGTGCCTGATTATTCCCAAAGAACAATGGAATCCTATTATATTCTGGTTTTAATAGCAGGAATTTTAGTTGCTTTTCTATTGCTGGTTTTAATTGCAACTGATCATAATTTCTTCAAGGGAGAGATTCCTTCTGATGTTGACCAGCCAGCAAAACTCCGCCTTTATCACCATATATACACTCTGATAGAAATTCTGGTGAGTTTATCATGCTCTGGGATACTGGGAttttcagaaaaggaaagaccTGAGTATGAAGGTATGCATCTAAATACTGCAACTACATGTAATGGGAAGCATACAGTAACACAGATTTAAAGGCCAAAGGTTGATTTGGTTTCTATTACCATGTATAAAGCAGCCAGGATGAGGTGAGTTCTTTCAATACTGAGATATCCATTCTTATGTTGCAGTTGTATATCTCCATAATGAAATGACTGGTCCTGTGGATGACAGGAGGGCTGTTCATAATTTACATGAATAATAATAACCCAAATTGCTACGTCTAAATGCACTCTGATATATGTAAGGCGATTTCCTAAATTCTGAGCTATTTGCAGTAATTTTCCTACCCTTTTTTCTGTTCTTACTCTGCAGTCACTGAATTACAGAGTCCTAGTTAAATACCATAGAATCAGGTAGGTTGGAAGACACCTCCAGAAGTCATCTAATTGAACGTCCTGCCAAATCGGGTTTAGGCCTGTTATCACCTATTATCTAAGTACCTGTAAGCCAGACTCACTGTGCTGTGGGCTTTGCCATTACAGAAAGAAACAGCTTTTGCCCAAAAAGCTCTCAAAGTAGGCAATAGGAGTATGTCAGAGCAGCCTAAGCCCTGTCATGTCTGGCATGTAACATGTCAAAAGAAGGCCTGCAGGAAAATCGGAGTGGTTTCTTTGATGTTTGTATGAAGCTCACCTCAATTCTCTAATTCTCAGTTATACAGAAAGAGCACAGGAGCTTGGGCCCACATCCTGGGAGGTGATTTGGGCCATTACAATCTATTAAAGACTTAAGTGGGTTGCTTGAACTTACACAGCAACATTCACCAAATCCAGTGATTGTCCCTGATTCTCCAGTGGTACTTTTCTGCCTTGTCTGCCATGAAAGAAGAGGCTGCTGTCTTTGCATATCTCATACTGCTCTTTGTGTTATGTTATATATAAACTTAATATCACAGTAATACTATAATAGGACAATGTTATTGAATTCTCTAATTTTGCTATTTGGTAGGTGAAAAGATTCTTTCAGGTGATACTTTTTACCCATTTATACAGCTTTTAAGTGCATTATGGAATAAGTGCATATGCTCTCTTCACTGATAGTATGTTCCCTAAACTTCAGCATCCTTGTTCTGAATAGTTTTTAAGATGATTTTCACCGCTTGCTATTCATTGAATCAATCCACTCACCTATTCTTCTTTCAAAAGCCATTAGGCACCTACTGGTACTTTGGGTGCATTCCTGGTTTGTGATTTTGCTCAGAGGAGCAGCCCTCACAGTAAGGACTTCACAGGTTTCTTTTTAAGTGCATAATGCTTTGTGTATGACCCATGTGCAATGAACTTATCCTGCTCATCCTGATgaatgctgcttttcctgtgccatAGAGCTGTGCCACCACTGTGCCAGTGATGTGCCTGTACTGTATGCTCCTGTGAAAACCTCTTTTTTCACGATAcaagacagtcttttcctctcttcttccaCCCTATTTGCATTATCTTAGAAAACCTGCAGCACCAGATAAGTGTGTACCTTCAACCAGAAGGTACAATAAATGATGCTCCTGCTTCATCTGTCTACATCCCCTGTCATGAAGAGATCAAGGACCATGGAAAATGGAAGAGATGAGAGGAAGCCTCCTggcttttgttttaaactacTCAGATCTATGTTCGGACTAACTGTGCATGTTGCACTGTGATATGAAGCTTTTTATTGTGATTGGAACAGCACACTTCAGAGTGACTGACAGAAAGACTGTCTGATGTAGTCCTAAAGTCCATGAAGCTCAAAttgagtgggttttgctgcttttggtatgtgattttgtaattattttaaagtaaaaatctGGTCCCCATATGATCTTCCACATAAAAAGCCAGTTTGTGTTGGAATTGAGGTGTTCCAGCAACTAGTTTTTCAAAGACCATGTTTCACAAGAAAAGCTCTTTTTCATACACATATTAACATTTTAGGACCTGGTTTACGTAATACATTTCACCTACTAACACTGGTCACATCTGTCTAGAAATAGTCAAATCTTTTAGGTTTTGAATGTATTGCTATAGGTTCTGAAGTATTTCCTAATTATTAAGAAGTTTCTTGGTGGAGTACATACCAAATTCCCTCTTCTCCTTCATGACAGTGTTTTCCCTAAATTTGGGGATGCCTCTGTGATGTCAGGAACTCCTAagacaaggaaaggaaagaggataTTTAGATATATTTAGATAGGATGCTCTGGTAGCAAGTTTATCATATATATTGCTGTCATCTGAAAGCCCTAAAAAACCTCAAGGATGTTAGAAAATTCAAATGAGGTTAAATGGCAACTCTGCCAACTTCAAACATTCCAAAACCATAACTCTGACAGAAGGACTGACTTAAGAGTCATGAGAATTTTGAAAATTGCTGTTTGGAGAAGATTAGATTCACCCTGTGATTTCTGCCACCATTGCATTGGGTCTTACAGTAGTTTTCCCCTTTGccttaaaatgtgctttttcaaATGCAAGGCAAGAACTGTGGCAAGCCATTTGTCTCTTAAACTACCCTAAGCACTCCTGACATTGGTGGCAGAGTGTTATGATAAAACTCCAGATAATCTCTGGATTCCCATCTTTGTTTCTAACTGATTTGCTCCCTCTTCTATGCCTCACGGTGATTTCTTTTATTACTCCTCACCCAACTTGTTTATTGCTGACTGGTTTAGATTATTAGGAATAAAGAATCTGTGATACACAGGTTGAAAATTACAATTTACACAAGCAGAGCTGGTCTTCAGTTTGTAAGGAATTTATACAGAGACTTCTGTGGCTTAAAAAACAACAATACAATTTGTAAATGGCTTGTGATGACTGTGATCATTACAGAAGAATAAATTGCAGTAGTTCAGAACAGCATTTAAGTCACTATGTAATAGGAAGGGAAATGTTATTCTAGCAGGAAATACATCCATGACAACATGTGTTCAAAGGAGGATTTCAGTGTGATCTTTAGACTGTCCTAATTATCAGCAGTTCACTGGCCTTGGATAAGGCCATTTAACAAACCTTCCTTGTCTTCAGAACATTTGTTTTTTTGCTGATTAGATGTAAAAACTGACTGCAGGGTCATTTATGAATAGCTGTGAGATCTTGAAAAAGGCAGTGGTTTCACTAATGGAGGAGGAGGTAAGATTCAGAACCATTTTCATCAGTTCCTCACTGGGGCCAGCAGCCCCTCAGTAATGACCGTAGACACAATGGCTTTCTTACAGCGTGTTCTCACTGACCCCATGGCAGGGAGATGACCTGTTCAGTCAGCCAGTCTTGCCCACAAACTGgcctctgttttttttcccccagtatGATAATCCTGTCATGAGAGGGACACTTTCATCTCACCTAAccttaaatattttaactgaGGCATCTGAAGTACAGTTTATCCTGGAGATGAACAGATACCTCCAGAGCATGATTTAACACACCCAGAATTGGAACCAGCCCCCAAAAATGCCTCTTTCTCCTCACTCATTAGGAAAGGAGCCTCAGGCCTCCCAGGTTCCACACCTGAGCAAATGCCTGTTCTTACTTGTGGTAAATCCAGATCACAGGAACTAGAAGGTATTTATATAACACATTTAATGGAACAAGTATTACAACATTCTTCCTGCAATCACGAAGATGTACATTTTCATGTTCTTAACCAAAATCCCAAAGGCAGTTATTTGTGGGAATCCTAAAAACTAGCAAATAACCAACCCAATTATGCTAAAGACAGTGTAGGGAAAAGTAGCTTGTGGCCTTTACAAAGTGGGAAGACTTGTATTCCCTATAgttatttctcattttccctgttttatcTATCTAGGCAAAGAATTTAAACCACTTGGGTCTCGTGGAGGAGCACACACTTATCAGGCTGATCACGGATGGACTCCCAGCATGCCGGGATTCCCAGCTCTTCATTAGGGATCTGCATTTTGAAGGGGTGCCCGTGAGGATCTACCTCCCAAGGGAACCATCTGCAAGCAAACGGAGAGGAGTCATCTTCATCCATGGAGGATGCGGCATTTTCGGAAGCTTCAGTAAGGAACTGAAAGAAAGAATGTGACTATTTAGCTTTTTTAACTGCCTGTTTTTAAAAACTCCTGACCTTAAGAAGTGACTGAAGCCTAGTTTGAGAGACTGGAGATAGAAAGCATTCAgtgcttatttttaatttttaaaactctctAATCTGcacttatttaaattattttaaaagtatttaaattatttttaataggaTATAGCATTCTTTATCATAGAACCATTAggatcataaaatggtttgggtggaaGTGACCTTCCACCCAAATCttcttccacctcctgccatgggcagggacaccttccactatcccaggttgctccaagccccatcaatcctggccttgggcactttcagggatgggacagccacagcttctctgggcaacctgtgccagggcctcaccacactcataataaaaatgtgttcctTACATGGAAACAAATTCTATCCTCTTTCTGTTTAAAACCACTGCCCATTCTCTAATGGTAATGGTAATAATCATAATAATTCCTTATTTTACACACAGATCAATGATCTGTCTAAATGTATGAATTACACAGCAAGTCCTTATCTAGACCAAAAGTCTAGATTATTTTTATCCTAAAGAAAATCTGGGTACTCACTAAATAGGCAAGGAGCCGACAAGATATTGTGgtaatatgtaataaaaatataaggGACAATATTGACTGAAGTTATCTAAGATATTAATTACATCAACAACATCTGTGCTTCAGGAACTTATGAAAGAATATGCCGGTACATAGCCAGAAAATCTGATTCAGTGGTTGTGTCTGTTGGGTAAGTGAAAATCAACCAGTGCTAATCCCAGAATTAGAGAACTCTGTGGCTTTCCCCCTGCTTCCAACACACCCCTGACCTTAAATTTCTTTGAATATAAGAAAAGACACTGAGCTCTTGTGCTGTCTTCCCCACACTGCTGTTATGTATATGGAATGGCAATGGAAATACGTGAGCCAGGGTTAGAGTTACAGGTTTGTCCATTGTACATCACCATCACCACAGAAATCATTACCTTTGTTTGATAATAAGAAATTATAAGCAAAATAtcagattttaatatttttatatgttaaTATGAcaaaatatattacatattttaatatttgatatttttatttaaaatcatcTGGGATGATTTTAAAGAGTAGATAATGAGTCtaaaatttagtattttttaaaaccagCATCGACCAATGTTTCCTACAAAGATGTTTTGATTATGGAAAATACATGATGGTATAAAGAAACCATAATTTCCAACAAATTCTTCCATGAAAAAGTTTGTTattaagggatttttttaaattgggaGGAATTGGTtttgagaaggaaagagaggaaaagttGTTCTGGTTTGCTTCTGTCGTAGCAGGGGTCCCtgctgggtaataattagcattgactccatgattgcagaaggctgatcaatcacTTTTTTTgtactatattatactatactatTCTATTCTATACTCTACTATTAAGAAAACACTCATTGCTCTTGCAGACAGTGCAATACAGACAGACCAGACTGGTTAATTGAaatccaaaccccatccagtggccaattaagaaatcaccctttggtaaacagatctccataacacattccacatgtgcacaacaacaggtgcagcaagtgaagataagaattgttgctcattcttttctctgatcttctcacagcttctcacagcttcccagggaaatcctgggagagctctctctctttctgttcagaGGATATGTGATTACCACATGCTTCAGCATGTAAAAACTTTAAACTAGATATaattaataatataattaatatcgGTTTGGGGGAGATTTTGCATGGGATATATTTCAGATGAGACACTCAGAATGTGTAACACCAGCTGCCTTTTCTACCTCTCAGGTATCATTTAGCACCTGAGCACAAGTATCCAACCCAAACTCTGGAATGTCTCACTGCTACCGTGCACTTCCTGAAGACTGCAGAGACCTACGGGGTGGACGCCGCTCGGATTATTGTTTGTGGGGACAGTGTAGGGGGCACATTCACTGCCAGTGTTTGCCAAGAACTAGGGCGTAGGACAGATATCCCAAAGATTCGTGCCCAGGTGCTGATCTATCCATTTCTCCAAGCACTGAACTTCAATCTGCCATCTCACCAGAAAAATGCTGCCGTTGCCTTTCTGTCCCGGGAACGCACAGTCCATTTTATTCTCAAATACCTGAATAAGGATTGCTCCCTGAAGGAACCAATTCTGGCTGGTTCTCATGTTCCTGAGAGTATAAATTTGAAATACAGGAAATGGATAAATCCAGATCTTATTCCAGACGTCTTTAAACTGGGCTATAAACCACCACTCCCCACTTTGTTTTCACCTCAACTCCATGAAGAAGTGCAAGAACTGTTTGAGCCCTGGGTCTCCCCACTGCTGGCAGAGGATGCTGTTGTTTGTGGTCTCCCTGACACCTGTATTGTCACCTGTGAGCATGATGTGCTCAGGGATGAAGGGCTGTTGTACAAGAAACGCTTAGAGGACAACAACGTACGCGTGACCTGGCACAACGTGGAAAAAGGCTTTCACAGTGcactgggattttttggatATGGTATCTTCTCTTTCCCATCATCAAGTACTATAATGAACCATGCTGTAGACTTTATAAAAGgctattaaataattttcttgcatACAGTACACTGGTATTTAGAAAGAGTGTGATTCAATTAAATGATTCAGTTAAGTATTTACTAGCTACTTGCCCATTAGAATCAAGGCAAGAACTTATGACATTAGCATGGTCTGCTGAATTCTGATTTTTACTTCCTATTACTTAGAAACATGATGTTTAGAGGTTTTTTGTAAGCTGGCTTTGATGCTCTCTTCTTGCATTGTAAGAAGTTTTGTTCTCTTCATATGTCAAAGAATAAAAACTCATCGTAACAAAAAACATTCTAAATGTGTAAGTTAAAAACCCATGCAGTGTGTGAATAATTAGCCATGTGCACACGCATGCACACCTAGTACCCCCAAAATCAGCATGGCAATACCTCTGGAGAGTGGaaattccttcccttct
Above is a genomic segment from Anomalospiza imberbis isolate Cuckoo-Finch-1a 21T00152 chromosome 23, ASM3175350v1, whole genome shotgun sequence containing:
- the LOC137461748 gene encoding arylacetamide deacetylase-like 4 gives rise to the protein MAESYQTVPDYSQRTMESYYILVLIAGILVAFLLLVLIATDHNFFKGEIPSDVDQPAKLRLYHHIYTLIEILAKNLNHLGLVEEHTLIRLITDGLPACRDSQLFIRDLHFEGVPVRIYLPREPSASKRRGVIFIHGGCGIFGSFRTYERICRYIARKSDSVVVSVGYHLAPEHKYPTQTLECLTATVHFLKTAETYGVDAARIIVCGDSVGGTFTASVCQELGRRTDIPKIRAQVLIYPFLQALNFNLPSHQKNAAVAFLSRERTVHFILKYLNKDCSLKEPILAGSHVPESINLKYRKWINPDLIPDVFKLGYKPPLPTLFSPQLHEEVQELFEPWVSPLLAEDAVVCGLPDTCIVTCEHDVLRDEGLLYKKRLEDNNVRVTWHNVEKGFHSALGFFGYGIFSFPSSSTIMNHAVDFIKGY